One Corythoichthys intestinalis isolate RoL2023-P3 chromosome 9, ASM3026506v1, whole genome shotgun sequence DNA window includes the following coding sequences:
- the LOC130922295 gene encoding SRSF protein kinase 2-like produces MSSSSSYAAALSALVTANLPAQHLQLSAHCAPEPSASHGSASSSTASSQSPPVEAHPSPPESVGSYNEQENPADYGIGGYYPVEIGEIFEDRYQVVKKLGWGHFSTVWLCWDMVTRHFVALKVVKSALMFTETALDEIKLLKCVRDSDPRDPKRESIVQLIDDFRISGVHGEHVCMVLEVLGHQLLRWIIKSNYTGLPIPCVKSIIRQVLQGLEYLHTKCKIIHTDIKPENILLRVDEVYVQKLAANTKLWQLPDSIAFTSQPKSSTAKQKKSLSNLMGRLTGVFHNIGNWSSKASRSNLKRLIWTERKQRAKDNASDHGQKQRRDGISDVTTPSRGFTATCQSLLPASDLTLRRRTLLLSDGQNSPMLSSRDISSSLPDITKNVRISAPDFSRCQFLHQTSDKQTSPNGISDYDGPLDLLLPQNADKLFIKIADLGNACWLHKHFTEDIQTCQYRSVEVLIGADYSTPADIWSTACMAFELATGDYLFDPQSGATFSREEDHIAHIIELLGPLPSQFALSGKKSKRFFNHKGQLRRISRLKPWSLLEILLDKYEWPQDEATQFSSFLLTMLHLQPGKRATAAQCLKHPWISS; encoded by the exons atgtcatcatcatcatcctaCGCCGCTGCTTTATCCGCCCTTGTTACTGCCAACTTGCCTGCTCAACATTTACAACTAAGTGCTCATTGTGCCCCTGAGCCCTCCGCCTCACATGGGAGTGCCTCATCTAGCACAGCTTCTTCCCAGTCTCCTCCAGTCGAAGCACATCCATCCCCGCCTGAGTCGGTGGGATCATACAACGAGCAGGAGAACCCGGCAGATTATGGGATAG GAGGTTATTATCCTGTTGAAATTGGAGAGATTTTTGAGGATCGATACCAGGTGGTCAAAAAGTTGGGATGGGGTCACTTTTCGACTGTGTGGCTCTGCTGGGATATGGT GACAAGGCATTTTGTTGCACTGAAGGTGGTGAAAAGTGCTCTGATGTTTACAGAGACAGCGTTGGATGAGATCAAACTTCTGAAATGT GTGAGGGACAGTGACCCTAGAGACCCCAAACGTGAGAGTATTGTTCAACTAATTGATGACTTCAGGATCTCTGGAGTACATGGAGAAC ATGTGTGCATGGTATTGGAAGTTCTGGGCCATCAGCTCTTGAGATGGATCATCAAATCCAACTACACTGGTCTTCCAATCCCTTGTGTCAAAAGCATTATCAGACAG GTTCTGCAGGGTTTGGAGTATTTGCACACTAAGTGCAAGATCATACACACAGACATCAAGCCAGAAAACATTCTCCTACGGGTGGATGAAGTGTATGTTCAGAAACTGGCAGCTAACACCAAACTGTGGCAACTGCCTGATTCCATTGCGTTCACCAGCCAACCAA AAAGTTCAACagccaaacaaaaaaag AGTTTGTCCAACTTAATGGGAAGATTGACAGGGGTTTTTCACAACATCGGGAATTGG TCTAGCAAAGCTTCAAGGTCAAATCTAAAACGACTGATATGGACGGAGAGGAAGCAACGAGCCAAGGACAATGCCTCTGACCATGGCCAAAAGCAACGTCGTGATGGCATTTCCGATGTTACAACTCCGTCTCGTGGATTTACCGCTACTTGTCAATCATTGCTCCCGGCTTCTGACCTCACATTAAGGAGACGGACCTTGCTGTTGTCCGACGGGCAGAACTCACCTATGCTCAGTTCCAGAGACATCAGCTCATCATTGCCAGACATTACAAAAAATGTTCGCATTTCTGCTCCAGATTTCTCCAGATGTCAATTTTTACATCAGACGTCTGACAAGCAAACCTCCCCTAATG gaatcaGTGACTATGACGGTCCTCTTGACCTTCTGTTGCCGCAAAATGCTGACAAGCTGTTTATTAAGATTGCTGATCTGGGCAATGCTTGCTGGTTG CACAAACACTTTACTGAGGACATCCAGACATGTCAATACCGCTCAGTGGAGGTCCTAATTGGTGCTGACTACAGCACCCCGGCCGACATCTGGAGCACTGCCTGCATG GCTTTTGAGCTGGCAACAGGGGACTATTTGTTTGACCCACAGTCAGGGGCCACATTCTCCCGTGAAGAAG ACCATATTGCACATATTATCGAACTGCTGGGACCGCTTCCATCACAGTTTGCCCTCTCAGGGAAAAAATCGAAAAGATTCTTCAACCATAAAG GACAACTGAGGCGTATCTCGAGGCTGAAGCCGTGGAGCTTGTTAGAAATTTTGCTGGATAAATATGAGTGGCCGCAGGACGAAGCGACCCAGTTCAGCTCGTTCCTCCTGACCATGTTGCATCTTCAGCCGGGAAAAAGGGCCACAGCGGCTCAATGTCTGAAACACCCGTGGATCTCATCTTGA